The nucleotide sequence CACGCTGTCGACGGCGACGAGCCCGCTCGAGCACGCGTTGCGGGAGAGCCACACGCCGGAGCCGGCGCTCGGCGTGCCCGGGCCGGTGAGGGTGAACTTGACGCAGTTGACGCCACAGGCGAGGGGCGTCACCAGGACCGATGTCGTGCCGACGTTGGCCTTGTAGACCCAGATCTCCTTGACGTCCTGCCAGCGCAGGTCCGTCATCGCGGAGGCGGCCTGCGTGGCCGCGGACCGCGTGAAGGTCGCGTTGAGCGGGTCGGCGGCGGCCATCCGTGCCCCGGCGCGGGCCGCCGTCGAGACCGAGTAGGAGTCCTTGAAGTACATCGACAGGTCGATGACGCCGGCGAGCATCGAGAAGAGGAAGAGGAAGACGATCGCGGCCTCGAGGGCCACCGCCCCCCGCTCGTCGCGCACCCCGTCGGCGGGCACGGGGCAGCCCCGGACGAGGCGGAGGCGCGGGCGTGCCACAGAGGGACCCTTTCCCTGCGAGCGGTGTGGGCGCTGCCGACGCTAGGTGCGTGCGCCCCGGACCGGGAGGGGCGCGGGGGGTGGAGGGGCCGAACGGCCGAGCAGGTCGGACCGGCCGGGTGAGGGGCCGGCGCCGACGGGGACGCTCAGGCCTCGGCGCTGCCGCGCAGCATGCGCAGGTGGCCGCGGCGGGCGACCTCGCCGGTGACCGGCGGCTCGGGCGTCGTGGGGGCGGCCGCCGGCCGCGGACGGCCCGCCTCGCGGACCGCGTCGGCGAGCGCGAGGAGGTCGTCGGACGAGGGTTCCGGGTCCGGGTACTCCGTCACGAGGCGCAGGACCTCCCAGCCCCGCGGGGCGGTGAGGCGGGTCGCGTGCTCGGCGCACAGGTCGTAGGTGTGCGGCTCGGCGTAGGTCGCGAGCGGGCCGAGGACGGCCGCGCGGTCGGAGTACGCGTAGGTGAGGGTCGCGACCGCGGGCTGGCGGCAGCCGGTCCTCGTGCACTTCCGCGACAGGTTCACACCGAGACTCTAACCGCGCCTGCCACCCCTCCGCGGAGGCACGCCGTAGCATCGGCCGGGTGAGCCCACGCCGTCGCGACCGCCACGGGCGGGGTCCCCGGGGACCGCTCGCCTGGCCCACCGTCCCGGTGATGGCCACCCGCCGCGAGCGCTTCGACGACCTCGTCCTCGATGCCGCCGACCGCCTGCGTCCTCACCTGGGGAACCGGTACGCGGCAACGGAGTTCGCGGTCCAGGAGGTCCCCCCGACCGACCCGGCGCCGTGGGACGAGCAGGTCGCGCCCCTCGGGCGGCTGCTGCGGGCCACGGCCGCCCGCACCGACCGGGTCGTCGTCTACCGGCGCCCTGTCGAGGCCCGGGCGCACGACGACCTCGACCTCGCCGACATCGTCCGCGAGGTCGTCACCGAGCAGGTGGCGGCCCTCCTCGGCGTCCCGGCCCACGAGCTCGACCCGGACGCCGAGCCCGAGGACTGAGCGCGCCGGTGCGGGGCCGGCGCGGCCTCAGGGCAGCGGGAAGGCGCGGCTGACGGGCGAGGTGACGGCCGTCGGCGCGAGCGGGGCCTCCGAGAGCAGCTGCTGCGCCCCGGAGCCCGACGTCGACACGAGGCCGCCGCGCAACGCGCCCGAGCCGTCCGTGCGCTCGACCCACACCGACTGCGCGCCGCCGAGGTCGACGTCGGCGGCGCGGTCGGACAGCAGGGCCACCGTGCGGGTGCGGGCCTCGCCGTCGACGACGACGGTGACCTCGGCCGTGCTCGCGCCGCCGGTGCTCACGAGGTGCAGGGTGCGCGTGACGCCCGGGGTCGGGGGCAGCGCGGACCCGGCGACCTCGTCGACGACGGGCGCCGAGACCGCCCAGCCGATGTCACCGGCGCCGCGGGCGTCGCCGACACGGGTGAGGACCCCGGCGACGACGGGCACGTCGGAGCGCACGACGACGGAGTAGGTGCCCGCCGGGACCGACGGGAGCGCGAGCTCGCCGACGCCCTCGGCGCCGACCGTGAGGACGGTGTCGTCGGTCGTCGTGACCGGCCCGTCGCGGCCGAGCAGGGTCACGCTCGCCACGGCCTCGTCGCCGCCCGGCGCGAGCACCCGCAGGGTCGAGCGGCCGCCGAGCAGCGTGGCCGGCACGACCTGCACGGTGGCGGGGTCGGCCGCGGGGACGGTGGTCTCGGCGCCCTGGGGCGTCGTGCCCTCGATCCAAGTGTCGGACAGGAAGGCGGTCAGCCCGCCCCCGTCGGCGACGACGTGCACGGCGGGGGTCTTCTCGTCGGCGGCGACGGCGTCGAGGAGCAGGGTGGTGCGGCCGCCCGGGGGCACGGTCTCGGTGCGGGCGGGCGCGACCGGCCCGTCGGCGCCGTGGACGGTGACGTCGGCGGTGACCGGGTTGCCGCCGGGGTTGGTGAGGACGAGGCGCTCGAGGCGGCCCGGGCCGTCGCCCCCGCCGAGGAGCCACAGGTCGGTCGCCGCGCCGCGGCACGGGGTCGTCACGAGGCCGCGCAGGTCGGGCGCCGTGCTCGACCACTCCTGCGTCGCGGTGACGGCCGGGGCCAGGGCACCCTGCGCCCGCAGGGTGACCGGGCCGGTGCGCGGGAGGTCGCCGACGCCGTCGGCCGGGCGGCCCGAGAGGGTGACGAGGGGGGTGGAGCCGGCGCTCGCGCGCGCGCTGCCCGCGCCGGCGGCGGGGACGGGCAGCAGCTCGGAGGGTCCGGTGGCCGCGGCCACCCGGCCGCCGGTGCGGACGTCGTCGACGCCCGCGATGCCGGTCAGCTCGGGGCCGGGGCACATCGCGTCGACGCTCGTCGCGAGGCTCGTCGGCGCGACCGGCGCCTGCGTGACACCGCTCGCCGCGGCGAGGTCGAGCGTCTCGAGGCGCGTGGTGGCGCCCCAGACGAGGCCGGCGGCCACCCCGCCGGCGAGGAGGACGCGAGCCGCGCCCGGGAGGGCGGGGCGCACGGCGGCGAGGCGGCTCATCGCTCCCCCACCCGGCTCTCGCGGCGGCCGAACGGGACGGCGAGGAAGCACAGGACGGCGACGGCGAGGAGCTGGCCGAGGTGCCACCAGCGCTGGGGGTCGGTGAGGGTGATGGTCAGCTCTCCGGGGCCGCGCGGCAGCTCGTAGGTGGGGGTGGGCTCGCCGGGCACGGCCGACAGCACGCGACCG is from Arthrobacter sp. NEB 688 and encodes:
- a CDS encoding DUF3499 domain-containing protein, producing MNLSRKCTRTGCRQPAVATLTYAYSDRAAVLGPLATYAEPHTYDLCAEHATRLTAPRGWEVLRLVTEYPDPEPSSDDLLALADAVREAGRPRPAAAPTTPEPPVTGEVARRGHLRMLRGSAEA
- a CDS encoding TadE/TadG family type IV pilus assembly protein; translated protein: MARPRLRLVRGCPVPADGVRDERGAVALEAAIVFLFLFSMLAGVIDLSMYFKDSYSVSTAARAGARMAAADPLNATFTRSAATQAASAMTDLRWQDVKEIWVYKANVGTTSVLVTPLACGVNCVKFTLTGPGTPSAGSGVWLSRNACSSGLVAVDSVGVRVVYQHKATVMFANNALITEDVVMRLEQIPSTQPCIGTGS
- a CDS encoding metallopeptidase family protein, coding for MATRRERFDDLVLDAADRLRPHLGNRYAATEFAVQEVPPTDPAPWDEQVAPLGRLLRATAARTDRVVVYRRPVEARAHDDLDLADIVREVVTEQVAALLGVPAHELDPDAEPED
- a CDS encoding DUF5719 family protein, translated to MSRLAAVRPALPGAARVLLAGGVAAGLVWGATTRLETLDLAAASGVTQAPVAPTSLATSVDAMCPGPELTGIAGVDDVRTGGRVAAATGPSELLPVPAAGAGSARASAGSTPLVTLSGRPADGVGDLPRTGPVTLRAQGALAPAVTATQEWSSTAPDLRGLVTTPCRGAATDLWLLGGGDGPGRLERLVLTNPGGNPVTADVTVHGADGPVAPARTETVPPGGRTTLLLDAVAADEKTPAVHVVADGGGLTAFLSDTWIEGTTPQGAETTVPAADPATVQVVPATLLGGRSTLRVLAPGGDEAVASVTLLGRDGPVTTTDDTVLTVGAEGVGELALPSVPAGTYSVVVRSDVPVVAGVLTRVGDARGAGDIGWAVSAPVVDEVAGSALPPTPGVTRTLHLVSTGGASTAEVTVVVDGEARTRTVALLSDRAADVDLGGAQSVWVERTDGSGALRGGLVSTSGSGAQQLLSEAPLAPTAVTSPVSRAFPLP